The window AGGGATCGCGGAGGGTCTCGTCCATCCAGTCGCTCAGCCGCGCGGCGGCGTCTCGGCGACCGGTGCGGGCGAAGAGGATCGCGGCGGGCCCGTTCGCGGGGGCGTTGAAGAAGGGGTTGCCGACCTCCCACGGCACCGCGCCGACCGCGGGGTCGATCGCGGCCTCGAGCTGCGCGGCGATGCGTTCGGTCGCGCGGCGATGGCCGCCGCCGTGTTCGAGGGCGAGCCCCATCCACGCCAGGTCGTCGTAGAACGTGCGCGACAGCGTGCCGCCGTTGCGGAGGCGGATGCCGCGTGCGAGCGGCCGCAGGCGTCGTCGCCGGGACGGGGAGGGGCGGTGCGCGGCGGCGTCGAGCGCCGCGTCGAGCAGGTGCGCGCTCCACCAGTAGTGCCAGCGGGCAGGGCCCCCGCGGCGGCGCAGCGGGATCGGCGGCCACGCCGAGCGCCCCCACGACACCCCCGGGAACCCGCCGAGGTAGCGATCGAGGATCGCACGCTCGGCGGAGGCGGCTCGAGCGTTGCGTTCGGCGGTGTCCATTCCTTCATCCTCCTGTGCGGCGTGCACCCGACGGAGGAGAAGATGCGCACGGAGGAGGTTTCCGGCCGAATCGTCCTGCGCCGGCACCATCTCCTCCGCCCGGAACGGTCCGCTCAGGCCTTGAGCGCCTTCGCGATGCGCTGCGGCGAGACGGGCTCAGCGGTGCCCAGCCGCTGGGCGAACAGACTGACCCGCAGCTCCTCGAGCAGCCAGCGCGCGTGCGCGACTCCCGGGGCGGCGTCGAGGGGGAGGGGGATGCTGCCGCCGGCCTCCTGGAAGGGCGCGGCTGCCCGTTCGAACTCGGTCATCCGGCTGCGGTCCCGGCCGGCGTTGTCGGCGAGGGCGTTGACGCGCTCGAGCGCTCCGGCGAGATACCGCGGCACGTGCGCGAGGCGGGTCAGGCCGATGCGCGAGACGAAACCGGGGAACACCAGGCCCGAGAGCTGCCCGCGCACGTCGCCGAGAGCACCGAGGAGGGTGAGGGAGTTCTGCCCCTTCATCGCCCGATCGACGTCGCGGGCGGCGGCGAGAACGCGCGCGGCGAGCGACACCGCGGCGAAGGTGTCGTCGACGACGGCAGCCGAGAACGCGTCGCGCAGGCTCTCGAACTCCTGGCGGGTGCGCACGACGCGGCCGGGGGCGAGCCGGTCGAGCAGCTGGTCGACGACCGCGACCCGTGCGTCCTCGATGAGGGCCTTGGCGTTCTGATAAGGGGAGGCGGCGAGGGTCAGCTTCTCGTTCGCGGTGAGGTGGTCGAGCACGTACGTCGCCGGCGACGCGACGGCCAGCAGCAGCATCCGTCGCACCCCCGCCCTGGTGAGCGCCGCCGCGGAGTCGGCGGTGGCCTCGAGCCGGAGCGACACCGACGCTCCGTCGTCGACGATCGCGGGGTAGCCGCGCACGATGCCGCCCGCCACCTTCGTGTCGACCATCTCGGGCAGGTCGTCGAAGGTCCACGCGGTGAGCCCGGAGCGCTCGGGGAAGCCGGCCCCGCGGCCGTCGAGGGTCGCCGCGGCGATCTTCGCCGCGCCGCCCCTGGCGCCCTTCGGCGCCTCGCGGCCGGCGATCGTGTCGGCGACGCTCGTGCGGGCCCGGTCGGCGAGCCGGGCTTGGAGCGCCGCGAGATCGCGGTCGGTGCCGACCGTGCGGCCGCGGGCGTCGACGGCGCGGAACGACACGCGGAGGTGCGGCGAGACGCGCTCGAGCTCGAACTCTGCGGCGGTCACGGGCTGGTTCGCCACTCGCTGCACGAGGGCGGCGAGGGCGTCGACGAGAGAGACGGCGGGGAGCCCGTCGTGGTCTTCGGGGCCGCGCCCGGCGAGGTCGGCGGCGAACCGCTCGGCCCAGTCGGCCGCGGGTACCACGTTGCGGCGGATCGTCTTCGGCAGCGCCCGCAGCAGCGACGTGACGAGCTCGTCGCGGAGTCCCGGCACCTGCCAGTCGAAGCCGACCGGCCGCAGCGACGCCAGCAGGGCCAGCGGCACCACGACCGTCACGCCGTCGTCGTCGGCGCCCGGCTCGAAGCGGTAGGCGAGGCCGAGCACCTGATCGCCCTGGCGCCAACGCGACGGGAAGCCCTTG is drawn from Microbacterium hatanonis and contains these coding sequences:
- a CDS encoding glycoside hydrolase family 76 protein; the protein is MDTAERNARAASAERAILDRYLGGFPGVSWGRSAWPPIPLRRRGGPARWHYWWSAHLLDAALDAAAHRPSPSRRRRLRPLARGIRLRNGGTLSRTFYDDLAWMGLALEHGGGHRRATERIAAQLEAAIDPAVGAVPWEVGNPFFNAPANGPAAILFARTGRRDAAARLSDWMDETLRDPSSGLIIDGVVVEHGVETRRATELYTYCQGVALGAAAALAADDARFASRAASLVGAIAAWTGPSLLLPGAGGGDRGLFAGIACRYLAEAASALHARAQAGEPDAAPLERAAASARSLVIANADALWTGRATIDGLPVFSADAKTPADPAPDAPERDLSVQLGAWLTLEAAVSLG